In Psychrobacter ciconiae, the genomic window GTTAATCACCTCATTGCTGAGCGCTATGCTCATGCTTGGGGCGTGTCAGCCAAAAGACGGTCAAAACGCCAATACCAATGTTAATACCAACGCCGAACAATCGGTTAAAAAAGAAGCCGATTTGCCCGCGACACAAAGCGAATCGGCTGCCGCCCAAATCGCTAAATATCAACCGATGTTCGTGGTTGAGATGCAAAATTTGCAGCGTCGGTTACAAGCAGAATTTGAATCGCTAGAAGCGGCGGATGCGGCTGAAGATTTAGCGTTATTAATGCCAACTGGTGCAGGGGTTAGCGCCGATGGCACTGACCTTGTTGACGCAAAACCTTCAAATATCGAAGCTGCCGCTAAAGCGGTAAATGATAAAGCAGTCGATGAAAAAGAACCTTCGGAAACCAACATCAACACTGAAGTTGGCGAGCGCGATTTAGAAGTGCTAAAGCGCGTCACTTTAGAGCCCAAAGCGCCCAAGCTTCTGCCTGAAGATGAGCTGATCGACCGCTATCAAGAGGCGATGAGCGCGCTTTATGAGCCAGAGTCTAAGGCGTTGAGTGCCGAACAAATCGACACGCTACTTAATATCGCCGCCACCATTCCTCAGGTCTTTGATAACCTTGAAATTGCCGAACGTTTAACTTTAAAAAGTCCAGCGCTTGGGCGTTTAATCGTTCAATCGCAAGTTAGCCGGCAGATTGAAGCTCAGCAAGCGGCGGATATTGAAAAAATGAAATCAGAACAACAGCAAGAGTTTGACGAACTTGTCAGCAAGTTTGATGAGACCATTCAAGGTTATGATAAACAAATCGCGGACTACGAAAAAACGCTCAAAGAAATTAAAAAGAAATAATCCTAACGACACTGCCAATCACCCAGCAATAAAAAATCCTGCATCAGCGCAGGATTTTTTTATTTGCTTTTTAGCAAAGCGGTTTGCAAGGTTATTTGCGGTCGTCAATCGCCACAAAATCGCGCTCAGTTTCACCGGTGTAAAGCTGACGCGGACGCCCGATTTTAAACGGTTCGCTGTGCATCTCAAGCCAGTGGCTGATCCAACCTGACGTTCGCGCGAGTGAGAAAATCACCGTAAACATTGACGTTGGGATGCCGATGGCTTTTAGGATAATTCCTGAGTAGAAGTCCACGTTCGGATACAAGTTACGCTCAACGAAGTACGGGTCTTCAAGCGCGATTTGCTCAAGCTTCATGGCAAGCTCAAGTTTTGGATCGTTGATGCCAAGGGCTGCAAGCACTTCATCACAAGATTTTTTAAGCACCTGCGCGCGTGGGTCAAAGTTTTTATAAACGCGATGACCAAAGCCCATAAGCTTCACTTCGCGGCGTTTCACACGCTCCATAAATTCAGGAACGTTGTCCACCGAGCCGATCTCATCGAGCATCTCAAGGACAGCTTCGTTCGCGCCGCCATGTGATGGTCCCCAAAGTGCGGCGATACCAGCAGCGATACAAGCGTAAGGGTTAGCGCCCGTTGATCCTGCCAAGCGAACGGTTGAGGTTGACGCGTTTTGCTCGTGGTCAGCATGCAACGTGAAAATCTTGTCCATCGCATCGGCAAGGATTGGATTGACTTTAAAATTTACGTCAGCAGGCGTTGCAAACATCATATACAAGAAGTTTTCGGCGTAATTAAAGTCGTTTCTTGGGTACATGAACGGCTCGCCTTGCGAATACTTATAGCTCATCGCCGCAAGGGTTGGCATTTTGGCAATCAAGCGGATGGCAGTGATTTCGCGGTGACGCTCTTCACTAACATCAAAGCCTTCATGATAAAACGCAGACAACGCCCCGACCACCCCGACCATAATCGCCATTGGGTGAGCATCACGGCGAAAGCCTTCAAAAAACTTACGTAACTGATCGTGGACACCTGAGTGCTTACGAACTTTTTCATAAAAGTCAGCTTTTTGCTCGCTGTTTGGCAAATCGCCATGAATGAGCGCGTAAGCCACTTCTAGGTATTCAGCTTTTTCCGCCAACTGGTCGATCGGATAGCCGCGATAAAGTAGCTCGCCCTTATTACCGTCAATAAAGGTAATTTTTGATTCAACCGGAGCGGTCACCTTAAATCCAGGATCATACGACCAGTAGCCGGCTTGTTGAAGTGCGTCAATGTCAATCACCGGACGACCAAGTGTGCCCTTAATAATCGGAAGTGGGTAGTCCTTACCATCTACAGTTAGTTTGGCGTTATTGTCTGCCATAATTTCCTCTCCGTTGGTTTTTGCTTGCTGAAGTAAAAGTAACCTTAATGAGTAAGCTTAGTCATCGATTACTTTTATAATAATGTGACGTTTCAAACAAAGGGTCACATTTCGTAAACTAATTCTTAACACTGTGGCTATCTTAACAGCAATCCATAGCTTTTTGAAAAGAGTTTCTTGTGCAAAAACGGCAAGATTGGCTGATTTAAGGCGCTTTTGAGCAGCATTTTTGTATCAAAATATGTCTGCTAATATTTTAGATGATAATTG contains:
- the gltA gene encoding citrate synthase, which gives rise to MADNNAKLTVDGKDYPLPIIKGTLGRPVIDIDALQQAGYWSYDPGFKVTAPVESKITFIDGNKGELLYRGYPIDQLAEKAEYLEVAYALIHGDLPNSEQKADFYEKVRKHSGVHDQLRKFFEGFRRDAHPMAIMVGVVGALSAFYHEGFDVSEERHREITAIRLIAKMPTLAAMSYKYSQGEPFMYPRNDFNYAENFLYMMFATPADVNFKVNPILADAMDKIFTLHADHEQNASTSTVRLAGSTGANPYACIAAGIAALWGPSHGGANEAVLEMLDEIGSVDNVPEFMERVKRREVKLMGFGHRVYKNFDPRAQVLKKSCDEVLAALGINDPKLELAMKLEQIALEDPYFVERNLYPNVDFYSGIILKAIGIPTSMFTVIFSLARTSGWISHWLEMHSEPFKIGRPRQLYTGETERDFVAIDDRK